Proteins encoded by one window of Pseudonocardia sp. HH130629-09:
- a CDS encoding WhiB family transcriptional regulator has product MLDTLRPVTGRPRLRPAVVVRACTAVWNWRSAARCRTEDAENLFVTGADQREAREFCLSCPVRTECLAHALDHQVEFGVWGGMTERERRALLRRRPDVRDWAALLGRARSDHYAGRSRSA; this is encoded by the coding sequence ATGCTCGACACCCTGCGTCCCGTCACCGGCAGGCCCCGCCTGCGTCCCGCCGTCGTCGTCCGCGCCTGCACCGCGGTCTGGAACTGGCGGTCGGCCGCACGCTGCCGTACCGAGGACGCCGAGAACCTGTTCGTCACCGGCGCCGACCAGCGCGAGGCACGCGAGTTCTGCCTGTCCTGCCCGGTCCGCACCGAGTGCCTCGCGCACGCACTGGACCACCAGGTCGAGTTCGGCGTGTGGGGCGGGATGACCGAGCGGGAGCGCCGGGCGCTCCTGCGCCGGCGCCCGGACGTGCGCGACTGGGCCGCGCTGCTCGGACGCGCGCGCTCCGACCACTACGCCGGACGCAGCAGGAGCGCCTGA
- a CDS encoding class I SAM-dependent methyltransferase, with product MLEFLAGLYRTHADDLAAVIDQQRALLAGGAITPQLDDVEAELTYLLLRHHRPSQVVEVGTYYGWSTTWILSALRDNGAGHLQSFDLVDHVCGTVPEELSAGRWTFHRGDLRETVEKVPAGTGYLFVDADHGRRFARWYLEHLFGRIATGTPTSVHDVFHLPRARPFTEGAEVLRHLRRSGTGWFTPSRAAAPRNLRALDAVRAELGITGARGTSRNPMIFFSMP from the coding sequence GTGCTGGAGTTCCTGGCCGGTCTCTACCGGACGCATGCCGACGATCTCGCCGCGGTGATCGACCAGCAGCGGGCGCTCCTCGCCGGCGGCGCGATCACTCCGCAGCTCGACGACGTCGAGGCCGAGCTGACCTACCTGCTGCTGCGCCACCACCGGCCGTCGCAGGTGGTGGAGGTCGGCACCTACTACGGCTGGTCCACCACCTGGATCCTGTCCGCGCTGCGCGACAACGGGGCGGGTCACCTGCAGTCGTTCGACCTGGTCGACCACGTGTGCGGCACCGTGCCCGAGGAGCTGTCTGCCGGGCGCTGGACGTTCCACCGCGGGGACCTGCGCGAGACCGTCGAGAAGGTCCCGGCCGGCACCGGCTACCTGTTCGTCGACGCCGACCACGGACGCCGCTTCGCCCGCTGGTACCTGGAGCACCTGTTCGGGCGGATCGCGACGGGCACGCCGACCAGCGTGCACGACGTGTTCCACCTGCCCCGGGCACGGCCGTTCACCGAGGGGGCCGAGGTGCTGCGGCACCTGAGGCGCAGCGGCACCGGCTGGTTCACACCGTCGCGGGCCGCGGCACCGCGGAACCTGCGTGCGCTCGACGCCGTCCGGGCCGAGCTGGGGATCACCGGGGCACGCGGGACCTCGCGCAACCCGATGATCTTCTTCTCGATGCCCTGA
- a CDS encoding MarR family winged helix-turn-helix transcriptional regulator, whose protein sequence is MTPERRCADALGRLLLRDTRTGLHAALTGGIDGLDATTYPVLSGLARLGDGVSTTELAAAVGLERSVASRHVSTLEAHGLLLRRPHGTDRRAVAVALTDAGRAAVDRTRGRLDARLERLLSGLDRTEADRFATVLEGVVEGLRDPAR, encoded by the coding sequence GTGACCCCCGAACGACGCTGTGCGGACGCCCTCGGCCGGCTCCTGCTGCGTGACACCCGCACCGGTTTGCACGCGGCACTGACCGGCGGCATCGACGGTCTCGACGCGACGACCTACCCGGTGCTGTCCGGGCTGGCCCGGCTCGGCGACGGGGTCAGCACCACCGAGCTGGCCGCCGCCGTCGGGCTGGAGCGCAGTGTCGCCAGCCGGCACGTCAGCACCCTCGAGGCGCACGGCCTGCTGCTCCGCCGTCCGCACGGGACCGACCGTCGGGCGGTCGCCGTCGCACTCACCGACGCGGGCCGGGCCGCGGTCGACCGCACCCGTGGACGGCTCGACGCGCGTCTGGAACGCCTGCTGTCCGGGCTGGACCGGACCGAGGCCGACCGGTTCGCGACCGTGCTGGAGGGCGTCGTCGAGGGGCTGCGCGATCCTGCCCGCTGA
- a CDS encoding ArsA family ATPase, producing the protein MTSRTDPAPDGVLDVDALIDDPATRVIVCCGSGGVGKTTTSAALAVRAAERGRQVVVLTIDPARRLAQALGVDELSNDPAPVKAVDGELAAMMLDMRRTFDEMVESHAPPERAQKIIENPFYQTVSSSFSGTQEYMAMEKLGQLAGAGTWDLVVVDTPPSRSALDFLDAPQRMSRFLDGRMIKLLAAPARAGGRGLRRIVEAGFGLFAKAVGSIIGGQMLQDASAFVQAFDTLFGGFAERADKTYALLRSEGTAFLVVAAPEPDALREAAYFTERLSSEDMPLAGLVLNRTHPVLAPVSAARARAAAEQVGGPGSQIAAAVLRLHADRVDLHEREEHLLTRFSAAHPGVAVTRVPALAGDIADLDGLRRVGALLAGETESGAAASAG; encoded by the coding sequence ATGACCAGCAGGACCGACCCGGCGCCGGACGGGGTGCTGGACGTCGACGCCCTGATCGACGACCCGGCCACCCGGGTCATCGTGTGCTGCGGCTCCGGGGGTGTCGGGAAGACGACCACCTCCGCGGCGCTCGCGGTGCGCGCCGCCGAGCGCGGCCGTCAGGTCGTCGTGCTCACCATCGACCCGGCGCGGCGCCTGGCCCAGGCGCTCGGGGTGGACGAGCTGTCGAACGACCCCGCCCCGGTGAAGGCGGTCGACGGCGAGCTCGCCGCGATGATGCTGGACATGCGCCGCACCTTCGACGAGATGGTGGAGTCGCACGCCCCGCCCGAGCGGGCCCAGAAGATCATCGAGAACCCCTTCTACCAGACGGTCTCCTCCTCGTTCTCCGGGACGCAGGAGTACATGGCGATGGAGAAGCTGGGTCAGCTCGCCGGCGCCGGGACGTGGGACCTCGTCGTCGTCGACACGCCGCCCTCGCGCTCGGCGCTGGACTTCCTCGACGCCCCGCAGCGCATGTCCCGCTTCCTCGACGGCCGCATGATCAAGCTGCTCGCCGCGCCCGCCCGGGCGGGCGGCCGCGGGCTGCGCCGGATCGTCGAGGCCGGGTTCGGGCTGTTCGCCAAGGCCGTCGGCTCGATCATCGGCGGACAGATGCTGCAGGACGCGTCGGCGTTCGTGCAGGCCTTCGACACCCTGTTCGGCGGCTTCGCCGAGCGGGCCGACAAGACCTACGCGTTGCTGCGCTCGGAGGGCACGGCGTTCCTCGTCGTCGCCGCACCGGAGCCGGACGCGTTGCGCGAGGCGGCGTACTTCACCGAGCGGCTGTCGTCGGAGGACATGCCGCTGGCCGGGCTCGTGCTGAACCGCACCCACCCGGTGCTCGCGCCGGTCTCCGCGGCCCGCGCGCGGGCCGCGGCCGAGCAGGTCGGCGGACCGGGGTCGCAGATCGCGGCCGCGGTGCTGCGGCTGCACGCCGACCGCGTCGACCTGCACGAACGGGAGGAGCACCTGCTCACCCGGTTCTCCGCCGCGCACCCCGGTGTGGCGGTGACGCGGGTGCCCGCGCTGGCCGGTGACATCGCCGACCTCGACGGGCTGCGTCGGGTCGGCGCGCTGCTGGCCGGCGAGACCGAGTCCGGCGCCGCGGCGTCGGCGGGCTGA
- a CDS encoding ArsA-related P-loop ATPase: MSTTVRPEPGTRPEPWPDALSRVRFHVVSGKGGTGKTTVAAALALALAGGGKRVLLVEVEGRQGIAQVFDTAPLPYEERRIAVAPGGGEVRALAVDAEAALLEYFEMFYRLGVAGRTLRRMGAIEFATTLAPGLRDVLLTGKAKECVTRTESDGLPTYDAVVLDAPPTGRLVSFLDVTRAMADLAKVGPIHGQAKGVEALIHSPLTAVHLVTLLSDLPVTETLDAVAELDAAGIPLGSVVVNRMREQWLPDRSVTAAAGGRVDATRIRNGLQSAGIELAPAEIDGLVAETVEHAVAVEGETAALRRLETEPTPPLPRITLPALLGGVDLGSLYELAESMTAQGVHLEARR, translated from the coding sequence GTGAGCACGACCGTCCGGCCCGAGCCCGGAACCCGCCCCGAGCCGTGGCCCGATGCGCTCTCCCGCGTGCGGTTCCACGTGGTGTCCGGCAAGGGCGGAACCGGCAAGACCACCGTGGCCGCCGCCCTCGCGCTGGCCCTGGCCGGCGGCGGGAAGCGGGTGCTGCTCGTCGAGGTCGAGGGTCGCCAGGGCATCGCCCAGGTCTTCGACACCGCGCCGCTGCCGTACGAGGAGCGGCGGATCGCCGTCGCGCCCGGCGGGGGCGAGGTGCGGGCGCTGGCCGTCGACGCCGAGGCCGCGCTGCTGGAGTACTTCGAGATGTTCTACCGGCTGGGCGTGGCCGGGCGGACCCTGCGCCGGATGGGCGCGATCGAGTTCGCGACCACGCTCGCCCCCGGCCTGCGTGACGTGCTGCTCACCGGCAAGGCCAAGGAGTGCGTCACCCGCACGGAGTCCGACGGCCTCCCCACCTACGACGCGGTGGTCCTCGACGCGCCGCCCACCGGTCGTCTCGTGTCGTTCCTCGACGTCACCAGGGCGATGGCGGACCTGGCCAAGGTCGGGCCGATCCACGGGCAGGCCAAGGGCGTCGAGGCGCTGATCCACTCCCCGCTCACCGCGGTGCACCTGGTCACACTGCTGTCGGACCTGCCGGTCACCGAGACGCTCGACGCCGTCGCCGAGCTCGACGCCGCCGGGATCCCACTGGGCTCGGTCGTGGTGAACCGGATGCGCGAGCAGTGGCTGCCCGACCGCTCGGTCACCGCCGCCGCGGGCGGCCGGGTCGACGCGACCCGGATCCGCAACGGCCTGCAGAGCGCCGGGATCGAGCTGGCCCCCGCCGAGATCGACGGCCTGGTCGCCGAGACCGTGGAGCACGCCGTCGCCGTGGAGGGAGAGACCGCCGCGCTGCGCCGGCTGGAGACCGAGCCGACCCCACCGCTGCCGCGGATCACCCTGCCCGCGCTGCTCGGCGGTGTGGACCTCGGCTCGCTCTACGAGCTCGCCGAGTCGATGACCGCGCAGGGAGTGCACCTGGAGGCCCGCCGATGA
- a CDS encoding DUF4177 domain-containing protein, translated as MSSPVVKWEYLTAPLLIHNTKAILDNFGRDGWELVTVTSGANAEQLVAFFKRPVQQ; from the coding sequence ATGAGCTCCCCGGTCGTGAAGTGGGAATACCTGACCGCCCCCCTGCTGATCCACAACACCAAGGCGATCCTGGACAACTTCGGCCGCGACGGCTGGGAACTGGTCACGGTGACCAGCGGCGCGAACGCCGAGCAGCTGGTGGCGTTCTTCAAGCGGCCGGTGCAGCAGTGA
- a CDS encoding RidA family protein, which translates to MSALARLTELGLTLPAVATPAGAYIPARRSGNLVFTAGQVPFVDGKVAATGKVGGTVTPEQAYDLARICTLNALAAIDGLVGLDSVTGVVKVVGFVASDPSFTGQPGVINGASDLLGEVFGEAGAHARSAVGVAVLPLDVPVEVELTVEIED; encoded by the coding sequence GTGAGCGCGCTCGCCCGGCTGACGGAGCTGGGGTTGACCCTGCCCGCCGTGGCCACACCGGCCGGTGCCTACATCCCGGCCCGGCGCAGCGGGAACCTGGTGTTCACCGCGGGCCAGGTCCCGTTCGTGGACGGGAAGGTCGCCGCGACCGGCAAGGTCGGCGGCACCGTCACCCCCGAGCAGGCCTACGACCTGGCCCGGATCTGCACGCTGAACGCGCTCGCCGCGATCGACGGGCTGGTCGGCCTCGACAGCGTCACCGGCGTGGTGAAGGTCGTCGGGTTCGTCGCGTCGGACCCGTCGTTCACCGGTCAGCCCGGCGTGATCAACGGTGCGTCGGACCTGCTCGGTGAGGTGTTCGGCGAGGCCGGGGCGCACGCCCGGTCGGCCGTCGGCGTCGCGGTGCTGCCGCTGGACGTACCGGTCGAGGTGGAACTGACCGTGGAGATCGAGGACTGA
- a CDS encoding Gfo/Idh/MocA family protein, whose product MRIGLLGAGPWARKVHGPAIAAHPRWSAGGVWARRPAAAAEVVAVSGGPVHASVDDLIDACDAVAFAVPPAVQAELLERVVNAGKHVVLEKPLAADLPAAERAAAAVAASGVRSATMLTLRFDPAIRAWLDAVPAGAGGPGTTATARWLSGALLGGPFAASSWRAEHGALLDVGPHVVDLLDAALGPVVDVDHAHRDEPDLWRIGLVHDGGARSSVVLSLRVPVDPTEFEVALVGGLGADGRGRYVLDRRQADAVACFGALLDDLADAIGSGADLPVDAARALHLQRVIDRIVRAVG is encoded by the coding sequence ATGCGAATCGGACTGCTCGGAGCCGGACCGTGGGCGCGCAAGGTGCACGGGCCCGCCATCGCGGCCCATCCGCGCTGGTCGGCGGGCGGGGTGTGGGCGCGACGCCCGGCGGCGGCCGCCGAGGTCGTCGCCGTCTCCGGCGGTCCGGTCCACGCCTCCGTCGACGACCTGATCGACGCGTGCGACGCCGTCGCGTTCGCCGTCCCGCCCGCGGTGCAGGCCGAGCTGCTGGAGCGGGTGGTGAACGCCGGGAAGCACGTCGTGCTGGAGAAGCCGCTGGCCGCGGACCTGCCCGCCGCGGAGCGGGCCGCCGCCGCGGTCGCGGCCTCCGGTGTCCGGTCGGCGACGATGCTGACGCTGCGGTTCGATCCGGCCATCCGGGCGTGGCTCGACGCGGTCCCCGCGGGTGCCGGCGGACCGGGGACCACCGCGACCGCGCGCTGGCTGTCCGGGGCTCTGCTGGGCGGGCCGTTCGCGGCGTCGTCGTGGCGGGCCGAACACGGGGCGCTGCTCGACGTCGGCCCGCACGTCGTGGACCTGCTGGACGCGGCGCTGGGCCCGGTCGTCGATGTCGATCACGCCCACCGCGACGAGCCCGACCTGTGGCGGATCGGCCTCGTCCACGACGGCGGTGCCCGCAGCTCGGTCGTGCTGTCGCTGCGGGTCCCGGTGGACCCGACGGAGTTCGAGGTGGCGCTGGTGGGCGGGCTCGGGGCGGACGGCCGCGGCCGGTACGTGCTCGACCGACGCCAGGCCGACGCGGTCGCCTGCTTCGGTGCGCTGCTCGACGACCTCGCGGACGCGATCGGCTCGGGTGCGGACCTCCCGGTGGACGCGGCCCGGGCGCTGCACCTGCAGCGAGTGATCGACCGGATCGTGCGCGCGGTCGGCTGA
- a CDS encoding bleomycin resistance protein, protein MGTATSGSGGTDRIIPVLTVSDIDDAAGFYARLAFDVVDRYDGYLILGKGDLELHLSEWDGHDPTRNAGTTYLRVPDAQTVYDDLREQLERDGCLYPVPASGLTPELTAGLRARVEAGVPTVRLHEIEDKPWGLREFAVIDPSGNAIHVGHPVVG, encoded by the coding sequence ATGGGCACAGCGACCTCGGGGAGCGGCGGCACCGACCGGATCATCCCTGTTCTGACGGTCTCGGACATCGACGATGCCGCCGGGTTCTACGCGCGGCTCGCCTTCGACGTGGTGGACCGGTACGACGGCTACCTCATCCTCGGGAAGGGCGACCTGGAGCTCCACCTGTCCGAGTGGGACGGCCACGATCCGACACGGAACGCAGGGACGACCTACCTTCGGGTGCCCGACGCGCAAACCGTCTACGACGACCTCCGTGAGCAGCTCGAACGCGACGGATGTCTCTACCCGGTACCGGCCTCCGGCCTCACCCCCGAGCTCACTGCCGGGCTCCGGGCGCGGGTGGAAGCCGGTGTCCCGACCGTCCGTCTCCACGAGATCGAGGACAAGCCCTGGGGGCTCAGGGAGTTCGCCGTCATCGACCCGAGCGGAAACGCCATCCACGTCGGCCATCCCGTGGTCGGCTGA
- a CDS encoding NUDIX hydrolase, translating to MSDDPATQPVEPRAAATVLLVRDEPAGGDLQVFLQRRVAGMAFAGGMTVFPGGGVSAGDEPDPARWRGPEPVLFGARLAQPAGLAAALVTAAVRETFEECGVLLAAPTGSEPGPLEAAAAWRDDLVAHRTTLPELLAAHDLELRADLLVPWARWITPPRNPKRYDTAFLVARVPDGQVADDATTEAVEARWWTPAEALAGYDDHDLKLMPPTLRTLQELDRHTTAADVLAAAAERDIEPITPEVRREGRVVTITLPGDPDWIYEEAVR from the coding sequence ATGAGCGATGATCCGGCGACGCAGCCGGTCGAGCCGAGGGCCGCCGCGACCGTCCTGTTGGTCCGCGACGAGCCTGCCGGCGGTGACCTGCAGGTCTTCCTGCAGCGACGAGTCGCCGGGATGGCGTTCGCCGGCGGCATGACCGTGTTCCCCGGCGGCGGGGTCTCCGCCGGGGACGAGCCGGACCCCGCCCGCTGGCGCGGCCCGGAACCGGTCCTCTTCGGCGCCCGGCTCGCCCAGCCGGCGGGCCTGGCCGCCGCGCTGGTGACCGCGGCCGTCCGCGAGACGTTCGAGGAGTGCGGCGTGCTGCTGGCCGCCCCCACCGGCTCCGAACCCGGCCCGCTGGAGGCCGCCGCGGCCTGGCGGGACGACCTGGTCGCCCACCGCACCACGCTGCCGGAGCTGCTGGCGGCCCACGACCTGGAGCTGCGCGCGGACCTGCTGGTCCCGTGGGCCCGCTGGATCACCCCACCACGCAACCCGAAGCGCTACGACACCGCGTTCCTCGTCGCACGGGTGCCGGACGGCCAGGTCGCCGACGACGCCACCACCGAGGCCGTCGAGGCGCGCTGGTGGACCCCGGCCGAGGCGCTGGCCGGCTACGACGACCACGATCTCAAGCTGATGCCGCCCACCCTGCGGACCCTGCAGGAGCTGGACCGCCACACCACCGCCGCCGACGTCCTCGCCGCGGCGGCCGAACGCGACATCGAGCCGATCACGCCCGAGGTGCGGCGCGAGGGCAGGGTCGTCACGATCACCCTGCCCGGCGATCCCGACTGGATCTACGAGGAGGCCGTCCGGTGA
- a CDS encoding MBL fold metallo-hydrolase — MSHPLYGTLRTAHPLASVLLQDNPGPMTLEGTNTWVLAAPDAHDRIVVDPGEDDGKHLEALADGPPVAAVVLTHRHHDHAGGIGRFVELTGAPVYAADPSLTSGTTPLLDGAVVTGGGVELEVLSTPGHTSDSVSLLLRGPGADGVALLSGDTVLGRGTTVIAHPDGTLGPYLDSLRRIAGMPAGTPVLPGHGPELPDAAETARHYLAHREQRLEQVRAALERLGPDVSARDVVEVVYADVDSSLWDAAELSVRAQLDHLRG, encoded by the coding sequence GTGAGCCACCCGCTCTACGGAACCCTGCGCACCGCGCACCCGCTGGCGTCGGTGCTGCTGCAGGACAACCCCGGCCCGATGACGCTGGAGGGCACCAACACCTGGGTGCTGGCGGCCCCGGACGCGCACGACCGGATCGTCGTCGACCCGGGTGAGGACGACGGCAAGCACCTGGAGGCGCTGGCCGACGGCCCACCGGTCGCCGCGGTCGTCCTGACCCACCGCCACCACGACCACGCCGGCGGGATCGGCCGATTCGTCGAGCTGACCGGCGCACCCGTGTACGCCGCGGATCCCTCGCTGACCTCGGGGACCACCCCGCTGCTCGACGGCGCCGTCGTCACCGGTGGCGGGGTCGAGCTGGAGGTGCTGAGCACCCCCGGTCACACCTCGGACTCGGTGTCGCTGCTGCTGCGCGGCCCCGGCGCCGACGGCGTCGCGCTGCTCTCCGGCGACACCGTGCTCGGCCGCGGCACCACCGTCATCGCCCATCCCGACGGCACCCTCGGCCCCTATCTGGACTCGCTGCGCCGGATCGCGGGGATGCCCGCGGGCACCCCGGTCCTCCCCGGGCACGGGCCGGAGCTCCCGGACGCCGCCGAGACGGCGCGCCACTACCTCGCTCATCGCGAGCAGCGGCTGGAACAGGTCCGGGCGGCGCTGGAGCGGCTCGGGCCGGACGTGTCTGCCCGCGACGTCGTCGAGGTCGTCTACGCCGACGTCGACTCCTCGCTGTGGGACGCCGCCGAACTGTCGGTCCGGGCACAGCTGGATCACCTGCGTGGATGA
- a CDS encoding amino acid ABC transporter substrate-binding protein produces the protein MRRTILALAAALLALTTLVGCSSAGSDTLRVGTEGTYSPFSFQGPDGQLTGYDVEVARAVGAKLGKEVEFVQTPWDSIFAALESQRIDLVANQVTINDERKARYDLSTPYTVSEGVIVTRADDTAIRSLADLRGRTTAQSATSNWAEVARGAGANVEAVEGFVQAVQLLKDGRIDATVNDTLAVGEYEKSTGDRGVKVAATTGDTSEQAFAARKDSGLMPDVDRALAELGADGTLAQLSEKYFGSDVSGE, from the coding sequence GTGCGTCGCACGATCCTGGCCCTGGCCGCCGCGCTGCTGGCCCTCACCACCCTCGTCGGCTGCAGCAGCGCCGGGTCCGACACGCTGCGCGTCGGCACCGAGGGGACCTACAGCCCGTTCAGCTTCCAGGGCCCCGACGGGCAGCTGACCGGCTACGACGTCGAGGTCGCCCGTGCGGTCGGCGCCAAGCTGGGCAAGGAGGTCGAGTTCGTCCAGACCCCCTGGGACTCGATCTTCGCCGCGCTCGAGTCGCAGCGCATCGACCTCGTCGCCAACCAGGTCACGATCAACGACGAGCGGAAGGCGAGGTACGACCTCTCGACGCCCTACACCGTGTCCGAGGGCGTGATCGTCACCCGCGCCGACGACACCGCGATCCGGAGCCTGGCCGACCTGCGGGGCCGCACCACCGCCCAGTCGGCGACCAGCAACTGGGCCGAGGTCGCCCGCGGCGCCGGGGCGAACGTCGAGGCCGTCGAGGGCTTCGTGCAGGCCGTCCAGCTGCTCAAGGACGGACGCATCGACGCGACGGTCAACGACACCCTGGCCGTCGGCGAGTACGAGAAGTCGACCGGGGACAGGGGCGTCAAGGTCGCCGCCACCACCGGGGACACCAGTGAGCAGGCCTTCGCCGCCCGCAAGGACAGCGGCCTGATGCCCGACGTGGACCGGGCACTGGCCGAGCTGGGGGCCGACGGCACCCTGGCGCAGCTGTCCGAGAAGTACTTCGGCAGCGACGTCAGCGGGGAGTAG
- a CDS encoding amino acid ABC transporter permease — protein MDPATWELIGRNLWPMLKATVTMTIPLTAISFVIGLALALLLALARISSITPLTWLARVYISVIRGTPLLVQLFIVFYALPQLGLVIDPFPSAVIAFSLNVGGYAAEIIRAAILSIPKGQWEAAQTIGMGYATTLRRVILPQAARTAVPPLSNTLISLVKDTSLASTILVTELLRVAQLAAAPTFDFFALYGVAAVYYWIVCLILSSVQVRVEARLERYVAR, from the coding sequence ATGGATCCCGCCACCTGGGAGCTGATCGGCCGCAACCTGTGGCCGATGCTGAAGGCGACGGTCACGATGACCATCCCGCTGACGGCGATCAGCTTCGTGATCGGGCTGGCGCTGGCCCTGCTGCTGGCGCTGGCCCGCATCTCCTCGATCACGCCACTGACCTGGCTGGCCCGCGTCTACATCTCGGTCATCCGCGGCACTCCGCTGCTGGTCCAGCTGTTCATCGTGTTCTACGCGTTGCCGCAGCTCGGGCTGGTGATCGACCCGTTCCCGTCGGCGGTGATCGCGTTCAGCCTCAACGTCGGCGGCTACGCGGCCGAGATCATCCGGGCGGCGATCCTGTCCATCCCGAAGGGGCAGTGGGAGGCCGCGCAGACCATCGGCATGGGGTACGCGACGACGCTGCGCCGGGTGATCCTCCCGCAGGCCGCGCGGACCGCCGTCCCGCCGCTGTCGAACACGCTGATCTCGCTGGTCAAGGACACGTCACTGGCCTCGACAATCCTGGTGACCGAGCTGCTGCGGGTCGCCCAGCTGGCCGCGGCGCCGACGTTCGACTTCTTCGCCCTCTACGGCGTGGCCGCGGTGTACTACTGGATCGTCTGCCTGATCCTCTCGTCCGTGCAGGTGCGGGTGGAGGCGCGGCTGGAGAGGTACGTGGCGCGATGA
- a CDS encoding amino acid ABC transporter ATP-binding protein, with product MSDLLTVRGLRKSFGTLEVLRDIGFDVPAGTVTAVIGPSGSGKTTVLRTLNALDRADAGVITIGDLAVDFGAPVDRATLARFRSRTAMVFQSHNLFPHRTVLENVIEGPVIVQKRPRAEATADARRLLDQVGLAEKADQYPYQLSGGQQQRVGIARALALDPQLMLFDEPTSALDPELLGDVLRVIKALATAGRTMVIVTHEIRFAQQVADQVLFVDGGVVAESGPPSQVLVEPAQPRTRQFLKRILDPL from the coding sequence ATGAGCGACCTGCTGACCGTCCGGGGCCTGCGCAAGTCCTTCGGGACGCTGGAGGTCCTGCGTGACATCGGGTTCGACGTCCCCGCCGGGACCGTGACCGCCGTGATCGGGCCGTCCGGCTCGGGCAAGACGACGGTGCTGCGCACCCTGAACGCGCTGGACCGGGCCGACGCCGGGGTGATCACCATCGGCGATCTCGCGGTCGACTTCGGCGCCCCCGTCGACCGGGCCACGCTGGCCCGGTTCCGGTCCCGGACCGCGATGGTGTTCCAGTCGCACAACCTTTTCCCGCACCGCACCGTCCTGGAGAACGTCATCGAGGGCCCGGTGATCGTGCAGAAGCGGCCCCGGGCCGAGGCGACCGCGGACGCCCGGCGGCTGCTGGACCAGGTGGGGCTGGCCGAGAAGGCCGACCAGTACCCCTACCAGCTCTCCGGCGGCCAGCAGCAGCGCGTCGGTATCGCCCGTGCGCTGGCTCTCGACCCGCAGCTGATGCTGTTCGACGAGCCCACCTCGGCGCTGGACCCCGAGCTCCTCGGCGACGTCCTGCGGGTGATCAAGGCTCTCGCGACGGCGGGCCGGACGATGGTCATCGTCACCCACGAGATCCGCTTCGCCCAGCAGGTCGCCGACCAGGTCCTCTTCGTCGACGGCGGGGTGGTGGCGGAGTCCGGTCCGCCGTCGCAGGTGCTGGTCGAGCCGGCGCAGCCCCGCACCCGGCAGTTCCTGAAGCGGATCCTGGACCCGCTCTAG